From a region of the Bradyrhizobium sp. KBS0727 genome:
- a CDS encoding molybdopterin cofactor-binding domain-containing protein, producing MNKHVSPKLNRRAFVIGTAAAGAGLALGLDIPFGGPTVVRAADGSPEVNAWVVIRPDDTVVIRIARSEMGQGTLTGLAQLVAEELECDWSKVTTEYPTPGQNVARKRAWGDFSTGGSRGIRSSQDYVRKGGATARMMLVQAAANEWKVPASECTASNSVITHAASGKTTTYGKVVEAAAKLTPPADADIKLKDPKDWKIAGKGLKRLDTVDKTTGKMIYGIDVKLPGMLNAAVKACPVFGGKLKSYDEAKVMGMKGVKKVVKVDDSAVAVVADTWWHAKTALEALPVVWDEGDNAKVSSESIAKWLAEGLDNAQPAYVGNTNGDAKAAIASAAKKVEAVYNYPYQNHATMEPLNATAVWSADKCEVWCGTQNGEAAFAATLEASGLSADKCDVHKQMLGGGFGRRGQTDYVRQAVLIARQMPGTPVKLLWSREEDMQHGMYHPITQCKLTGAFDADNNLIALHVRLSGQSILFTLRPAALENGKDPVAFQGLNASGEAAIGYSVPNLLVEHSMRNPHVPPGFWRGVNVNHNAIYLECFMDELAQSVGQDPLAFRRKLMSKHPKHLAVLNAVAEKIGWGTPAPQGVYRGIAQHMGYGSYVAGAAEISVTNGNKIKVHRIVAATDPGYAVNPAQIERQIAGSFVYGLSGLFYGGCTVKNGAIEQTNFDTYNSMRIAEMPKVESIVMPSGGFWGGVGEPTICVAGPAVLNAYFAATGKRIRSVPLRDQNISFA from the coding sequence ATGAACAAGCACGTCTCACCCAAGCTCAACCGCCGCGCCTTCGTGATCGGCACCGCTGCTGCCGGCGCCGGACTTGCGCTCGGCCTCGACATTCCCTTTGGCGGACCGACCGTGGTCCGCGCCGCCGATGGCTCCCCCGAGGTCAACGCCTGGGTGGTGATCCGCCCCGACGACACCGTCGTGATCCGCATCGCCCGTTCGGAGATGGGTCAGGGCACGCTGACCGGCCTCGCCCAGCTCGTCGCCGAAGAACTCGAATGCGACTGGTCGAAGGTCACGACCGAATACCCGACGCCCGGCCAAAATGTCGCCCGCAAGCGCGCCTGGGGCGATTTCTCGACCGGCGGCAGTCGCGGCATCCGCTCCAGCCAGGACTATGTCCGCAAGGGCGGCGCCACTGCGCGCATGATGCTGGTCCAGGCCGCGGCCAACGAGTGGAAGGTGCCGGCTTCGGAGTGCACGGCATCCAACAGCGTGATCACGCATGCGGCCTCGGGCAAGACCACGACCTATGGCAAGGTGGTGGAGGCCGCGGCGAAACTGACGCCGCCCGCGGACGCCGATATCAAGCTGAAGGATCCCAAGGATTGGAAGATCGCCGGCAAGGGATTGAAGCGGCTCGATACCGTCGACAAGACCACCGGCAAGATGATCTACGGCATCGACGTCAAGCTGCCGGGGATGCTCAATGCCGCCGTCAAGGCCTGCCCTGTCTTCGGCGGCAAGCTGAAAAGCTACGACGAAGCCAAGGTTATGGGCATGAAGGGCGTCAAGAAGGTGGTGAAGGTCGACGACAGCGCGGTCGCCGTCGTCGCCGATACCTGGTGGCACGCCAAGACTGCGCTCGAAGCGCTGCCTGTTGTCTGGGACGAAGGCGACAACGCCAAGGTCTCCAGCGAATCGATCGCCAAATGGCTCGCCGAAGGCCTCGACAATGCCCAGCCGGCCTATGTCGGCAATACCAACGGTGACGCCAAGGCGGCGATTGCCAGCGCCGCCAAGAAGGTCGAGGCGGTCTACAACTATCCCTACCAGAACCACGCCACGATGGAGCCGCTCAACGCGACAGCCGTTTGGAGCGCGGACAAATGCGAGGTCTGGTGCGGCACCCAGAACGGCGAAGCCGCTTTTGCGGCGACGCTGGAGGCTTCCGGGCTTTCGGCCGACAAATGCGACGTGCACAAGCAGATGCTCGGCGGCGGCTTCGGCCGTCGCGGCCAGACCGACTACGTCCGGCAGGCGGTGCTGATCGCCAGGCAAATGCCGGGCACGCCGGTCAAGTTGCTGTGGTCGCGCGAAGAAGACATGCAGCACGGCATGTATCACCCGATCACGCAGTGCAAATTGACCGGGGCCTTCGATGCCGACAATAACCTGATCGCGTTGCATGTCAGGCTGTCCGGCCAGTCCATCCTGTTCACGTTGCGCCCGGCAGCTCTGGAGAACGGCAAGGATCCGGTGGCATTCCAGGGCCTCAACGCGTCCGGCGAGGCGGCCATCGGTTACAGCGTGCCGAATTTGCTGGTCGAGCATTCCATGCGAAATCCGCATGTCCCGCCCGGCTTCTGGCGCGGCGTCAACGTCAATCACAACGCGATCTATCTGGAATGCTTCATGGATGAACTGGCGCAGTCGGTCGGCCAGGATCCGCTGGCGTTCCGCCGCAAGCTGATGTCGAAACACCCGAAGCACCTGGCCGTGCTCAACGCGGTGGCCGAGAAAATCGGCTGGGGCACGCCGGCGCCGCAAGGTGTCTATCGCGGCATCGCCCAGCATATGGGCTATGGCAGCTACGTCGCCGGTGCCGCCGAGATCTCGGTGACCAACGGCAACAAGATCAAGGTGCATCGCATCGTCGCCGCCACCGATCCCGGCTATGCCGTCAATCCGGCGCAGATCGAACGGCAGATCGCGGGCTCCTTCGTCTACGGCCTGTCCGGCCTGTTCTACGGCGGCTGCACCGTGAAGAACGGCGCGATCGAGCAGACCAACTTCGACACCTACAACTCGATGCGGATCGCTGAAATGCCGAAGGTGGAATCGATCGTGATGCCGAGCGGCGGCTTCTGGGGCGGCGTCGGCGAACCCACCATCTGCGTGGCGGGACCGGCGGTGCTCAACGCCTACTTCGCGGCGACCGGCAAGCGCATCCGTTCGGTGCCGTTGCGGGACCAGAATATCAGCTTCGCCTGA
- a CDS encoding SoxY-related AACIE arm protein: MHRPPHSTRRQFLGLAGAAAVAGAAPVVTLRPAEATPAMLASAIRQIVGEAVVRAGKVKLEVPPLVENGNTVPLTVSVDNPMTPENHVKSIHVFNEKNPQPNVGNFYLDQNAGRAQVSTRIRLADSQKITAIAKLSDGSFWSASADIIVTLAACTEEVI, from the coding sequence ATGCACCGACCGCCCCATTCGACCCGTCGCCAGTTCCTCGGCCTCGCCGGCGCCGCCGCCGTGGCTGGCGCGGCGCCGGTCGTTACGCTGCGGCCCGCCGAAGCCACGCCGGCGATGCTGGCTTCCGCGATCCGCCAGATCGTGGGCGAAGCCGTGGTGCGCGCCGGCAAGGTCAAGCTCGAGGTGCCGCCGCTGGTCGAGAACGGCAATACCGTGCCGCTGACGGTCAGTGTCGACAACCCGATGACACCCGAGAACCACGTCAAGAGCATCCACGTCTTCAACGAGAAGAACCCGCAACCCAATGTCGGCAATTTCTATCTCGACCAAAATGCCGGCCGGGCGCAGGTCTCGACCCGGATTCGCCTCGCCGACAGCCAGAAGATCACAGCGATTGCAAAGCTTTCGGACGGATCGTTCTGGTCCGCCAGCGCCGACATCATCGTGACGCTGGCGGCCTGCACCGAGGAGGTGATCTGA
- a CDS encoding MFS transporter, translated as MSTDLTAAKPPMAGSDGLPPELRRWAVAAIFTTLALASLDTAIANIALPAIAADLKVSAADVVWVVNVYQIALVATLLPLGALGEIVGHERIYLGGLLLFTLASLGCAFAWSLPSLTAARALQGLGASGIMSVNAALVRFVYPTRMMGRGFGHNALVVGTAMTLGPTIASAILAVGNWPWLFAINLPFGVIAVVIGLKTLPKTPRAVHAFDFLSATLTASCLGLFIIGIGSAAHGAPPALVVAELVGALMLGWFLTRRNADHPAPMLPIDLFQRPMFALSAATSVCSFSVQGLAMVALPFYFEDVLMRSQVETGFFMTPWPLVVAMMAPIGGRLSDRFPVGILGGLGLALLGVGMVLLATLPADPGTANIVWRMVVCGIGFGFFQTPNLRALMSSAPPHRSGSASSIVATARLTGQTLGAALAALCFALGGHNGATIALALGAGFAGLGSLMSFLRLAVAPSRT; from the coding sequence ATGTCGACTGACCTGACCGCAGCGAAGCCGCCCATGGCGGGCAGCGATGGCCTGCCCCCGGAACTCAGGCGCTGGGCGGTCGCGGCGATCTTTACCACGCTGGCGCTGGCCTCGCTGGATACGGCGATTGCCAACATCGCTCTCCCGGCCATTGCCGCCGACCTCAAAGTCAGCGCGGCCGACGTGGTCTGGGTTGTCAACGTCTATCAGATTGCGCTGGTCGCGACCCTGCTGCCGCTCGGCGCACTCGGCGAAATCGTCGGCCATGAGCGGATCTATCTCGGCGGCCTGTTGCTGTTCACGCTGGCCTCGCTCGGCTGCGCCTTTGCCTGGTCATTGCCCAGCCTGACCGCGGCGCGGGCGCTGCAAGGGCTCGGTGCGAGCGGCATCATGAGCGTGAACGCGGCGCTGGTCCGCTTCGTCTATCCGACCCGCATGATGGGCCGCGGCTTCGGCCACAATGCGCTGGTGGTCGGAACCGCCATGACGCTCGGGCCGACGATCGCATCCGCGATCCTGGCGGTCGGAAACTGGCCGTGGCTGTTCGCGATCAACCTGCCGTTCGGCGTGATTGCCGTCGTGATCGGCCTGAAGACGCTGCCGAAGACACCGCGCGCGGTGCACGCGTTCGATTTTCTAAGCGCGACCCTGACCGCAAGCTGCCTCGGCCTCTTCATTATCGGGATCGGCAGCGCGGCGCACGGAGCGCCGCCTGCGCTAGTGGTGGCCGAACTCGTCGGCGCACTAATGCTCGGTTGGTTCCTGACCCGCCGGAATGCCGACCACCCGGCGCCGATGTTGCCAATCGACCTGTTCCAGCGGCCGATGTTCGCGCTTTCGGCGGCCACGTCGGTCTGCTCCTTCTCGGTGCAGGGCCTCGCGATGGTCGCGCTGCCGTTCTACTTCGAGGACGTGCTGATGCGCTCGCAGGTCGAGACCGGTTTTTTCATGACGCCCTGGCCGCTGGTGGTGGCCATGATGGCGCCGATCGGTGGCCGGCTGTCCGACCGCTTTCCGGTCGGCATTCTCGGCGGCCTCGGTCTGGCGCTGCTGGGCGTGGGAATGGTGCTGCTGGCGACGCTTCCCGCCGATCCCGGCACCGCCAACATCGTTTGGCGCATGGTGGTGTGCGGTATCGGATTTGGCTTCTTTCAAACGCCCAATTTGAGGGCACTGATGTCGAGCGCGCCGCCGCATCGCAGCGGCAGCGCGAGCAGCATTGTCGCGACCGCCCGCCTGACCGGACAAACCCTCGGTGCGGCGCTCGCCGCCCTGTGTTTTGCCCTCGGCGGTCACAATGGCGCGACCATTGCGCTGGCGCTCGGCGCCGGCTTTGCCGGACTCGGAAGCCTGATGAGTTTCCTGCGCCTGGCGGTCGCGCCATCGCGAACATGA
- a CDS encoding ABC transporter ATP-binding protein: protein MTATLEVTDLRKQFAIGRPAIDGVSFSVPAGEIVVLLGPSGCGKTTTLRCVAGLEHPTSGEISIAGKIVSSPERGILVPPRSRELGMVFQSYAVWPHMTVRQNVVYPLKHRKISRAEARRMVDEALALVGLSEYADRPVVALSGGQMQRVALARSIVYRPQLLLLDEPLSNLDAKLRLRLRDDLRVILKQTGMTALYVTHDQAEAVVLGDRIGVMRNGKLLQMDTPDEIYNRPADLFVANFTGATNELEGRLVSREGEFGMVDFGEGRQGEVALLHSCGPDDKVRIALRPENITIGQGNGANSFPARVLDRRYQGTQTAYGIELFGRRLEVVELGTAARHQVGVETQVSLPRESCWAYRDTGPVSHE, encoded by the coding sequence ATGACGGCGACGCTCGAAGTAACCGACCTGCGCAAGCAGTTTGCGATCGGCCGGCCCGCGATCGACGGCGTCAGCTTCTCGGTACCTGCGGGCGAAATCGTCGTCCTGCTCGGCCCTTCCGGCTGCGGCAAGACCACGACCTTGCGCTGCGTTGCCGGCCTCGAGCACCCGACGTCGGGTGAGATCAGCATCGCCGGCAAGATCGTGTCGTCACCCGAGCGCGGAATTCTGGTGCCGCCGCGCTCGCGCGAGCTCGGCATGGTGTTCCAGTCCTATGCGGTGTGGCCGCATATGACGGTGCGGCAGAACGTGGTCTATCCGCTCAAGCACCGAAAAATCTCCCGGGCGGAAGCCCGCCGCATGGTCGATGAAGCGCTCGCGCTGGTCGGACTGTCGGAATATGCCGACCGGCCGGTGGTGGCGCTGTCGGGCGGACAGATGCAGCGCGTGGCGCTGGCGCGCAGCATCGTCTACCGGCCGCAACTTCTGCTGCTCGACGAGCCGCTCTCAAATCTCGATGCCAAGCTGCGCCTGCGGTTGCGCGATGACCTGCGCGTGATCCTCAAGCAGACCGGCATGACCGCGCTCTACGTCACCCACGACCAGGCCGAGGCGGTGGTGCTCGGCGACCGCATCGGCGTGATGCGCAACGGCAAGCTGCTGCAAATGGATACGCCGGACGAGATCTACAACCGTCCCGCGGATTTGTTTGTCGCCAACTTCACCGGCGCGACCAACGAACTCGAGGGCAGATTGGTTTCGCGCGAGGGCGAATTCGGCATGGTCGATTTCGGCGAAGGAAGGCAGGGCGAGGTGGCGCTGCTGCATTCCTGCGGGCCGGACGACAAGGTAAGAATCGCGCTGCGGCCGGAAAACATCACGATCGGTCAGGGTAACGGCGCCAATAGTTTCCCCGCCCGCGTGCTCGATCGCCGTTACCAGGGCACGCAGACCGCCTACGGTATCGAACTGTTCGGCCGGCGGCTGGAGGTGGTCGAACTCGGCACCGCGGCCCGGCATCAGGTCGGCGTCGAGACGCAGGTCTCGCTGCCGCGCGAAAGCTGCTGGGCCTATCGCGACACCGGACCGGTGTCGCATGAGTAG
- a CDS encoding ABC transporter substrate-binding protein produces MHRRNFVNAIALAGIAGFGLASGAFAQAQQFGSPDLIAAAKAEGKLVFYTANFAEVEQLVIKEFNKRFPEIKVEMVRAPGGQLITRVKTEAAAGKLIADVVDHSDRALMKPLEDLFQDYAPPNAADYNPEALISPKLWPRATLVWSIAYNTELVKDGPKSWMDLTKPQYDKMTGQVFAQSGGTTWTRIMFERQVLGEDYWAKQASTHPILYPSGAPMSDSLVRGEVAMGPLLYNAIYPKQKDGAPIKIFFPPEGAPVNPYASGIPKTATHPNAAKLFLNWCLSKEGQTFMIKELGNLTSLKEPPVYPEGFDPKVVKVWYPKFDDYVKLHGPWVADWDKIFGYRQ; encoded by the coding sequence GTGCACAGAAGGAACTTCGTTAACGCCATCGCGCTGGCCGGCATCGCCGGTTTCGGACTGGCATCGGGCGCCTTCGCGCAGGCGCAGCAATTCGGCTCGCCCGATTTGATCGCTGCCGCGAAGGCGGAGGGCAAGCTGGTGTTCTACACGGCGAATTTCGCCGAGGTCGAACAGCTCGTCATCAAGGAGTTCAACAAGCGTTTCCCCGAGATCAAGGTCGAGATGGTGCGTGCGCCCGGCGGCCAGCTGATCACGCGGGTCAAGACCGAAGCCGCGGCCGGCAAGTTGATCGCCGACGTCGTCGATCATTCCGACCGCGCCTTGATGAAACCGCTGGAAGACCTGTTCCAGGACTACGCGCCGCCAAACGCCGCCGACTACAATCCCGAGGCGTTGATTTCGCCGAAACTCTGGCCGCGCGCGACGCTGGTCTGGTCGATCGCCTACAACACTGAATTAGTGAAGGATGGTCCCAAAAGCTGGATGGATCTCACCAAGCCGCAATATGACAAGATGACCGGGCAGGTGTTCGCGCAGTCCGGCGGCACCACCTGGACCCGGATCATGTTCGAGCGCCAGGTGCTGGGCGAAGACTACTGGGCCAAACAGGCTTCGACCCACCCGATCCTGTATCCGTCGGGCGCACCGATGTCGGACTCGCTGGTGCGGGGCGAGGTGGCGATGGGTCCGTTGCTCTACAACGCAATTTATCCGAAGCAGAAGGACGGTGCGCCCATCAAGATATTCTTTCCGCCCGAGGGCGCTCCGGTCAATCCCTATGCCAGCGGCATTCCGAAGACCGCGACGCATCCCAATGCGGCAAAGCTGTTCCTGAACTGGTGCCTGTCGAAGGAGGGGCAGACCTTCATGATCAAGGAACTGGGCAATCTGACGTCGCTGAAGGAGCCGCCGGTCTATCCCGAAGGCTTCGATCCCAAGGTGGTCAAGGTCTGGTACCCCAAATTCGACGACTATGTGAAGCTGCACGGCCCTTGGGTCGCGGATTGGGACAAGATCTTCGGTTACCGGCAGTGA
- a CDS encoding (2Fe-2S)-binding protein: MANLTINGKLITVDVEDDTPLLWAIRENVGLTGTKYGCGIAQCGACTVHIDGVAMRSCGIAVSEAVGKQITTIEGLAGNGALHKVQQAWVANDVPQCGYCQSGMIMAVAALLKEKPKPTDQDIDEAITNICRCGTFQQVREAIHAAANA; encoded by the coding sequence ATGGCAAACCTCACTATCAACGGTAAATTAATCACGGTGGACGTCGAAGACGACACCCCGCTGCTTTGGGCTATTCGGGAGAATGTCGGACTGACCGGGACCAAATACGGGTGCGGCATTGCACAATGCGGGGCCTGCACAGTCCACATCGACGGCGTTGCGATGCGGTCCTGCGGCATCGCGGTCAGCGAAGCCGTCGGCAAACAGATCACCACCATTGAAGGCCTCGCCGGCAATGGCGCGCTGCACAAGGTGCAGCAGGCCTGGGTGGCCAACGACGTTCCGCAATGTGGCTATTGCCAGAGCGGCATGATCATGGCGGTCGCCGCCCTGCTCAAGGAAAAGCCGAAGCCGACCGACCAGGATATCGACGAGGCCATCACCAATATTTGCCGATGTGGAACCTTTCAGCAGGTTCGCGAGGCCATTCACGCCGCTGCGAACGCCTGA
- a CDS encoding iron ABC transporter permease, with translation MHGPAGRRTEITHSASEGVRRRVWSALWVTLLLAILGFLVIYPVFMLLLGALTDTNPVVDGFSLSHLSITNFLTVLANPNVAEALRNTLIACGGGTLIAVVIGLLFSWIVVRTNTPFKGFIAAASILPLFAPPLVAGVAWAILGSPKTGLINTMFKWIGLDWRVDLYSLTGLVFVFGIYYAPYVYMFTSSALRNMDPSLEEAAEISGASAFATLFSVTFPLIMPAIVSGMLLSFIVMLGIYGIPAVLGAPTNLAVLTTYIFKLTNWSPPLYNTAAAVAIILMVVTGGLVFLQQKVLSGRSYTTVAGKAFRPRSLDLGRWRWFTFGLGIVYLVIVVVLPSLALIVAAFRKFMFIRDAASLFDMRQYSLMHFNSIFDNPLTMRSIYNAVEVGVITAVVGGALAFAIGYTIHRTQVTGRRWIDLISTVPVAIPGLVVGVAYLWAWIGVPGGLYGTIWILALAFIARFMPDTVKALSTSFLQIHRELEEAAWVCGKGMLGTIRTIVLPLARPGVIASMTLLFVLAIRELGSSLFLYTSNTMVMSVLLLDYYEGGNIGKTAAFSIVQTILLGVLIGGANWLSRGAAQGSVARTG, from the coding sequence TTGCACGGACCTGCGGGACGGCGCACCGAAATCACGCACAGCGCCAGTGAGGGCGTGCGTCGGCGCGTGTGGAGCGCGCTTTGGGTCACGCTGCTGCTGGCGATCCTCGGCTTTCTGGTGATCTATCCCGTCTTCATGCTGCTGTTGGGCGCGCTCACCGACACCAATCCGGTGGTCGATGGCTTCTCGCTCAGCCATCTTTCGATCACGAATTTCCTCACCGTGCTGGCGAACCCCAATGTCGCCGAGGCCTTGCGCAACACGCTGATCGCCTGCGGCGGCGGTACCCTGATCGCGGTCGTGATCGGGCTGTTGTTTTCCTGGATCGTGGTTCGCACCAATACGCCGTTCAAGGGTTTTATCGCCGCCGCCAGCATCCTGCCGCTGTTCGCGCCGCCGCTGGTTGCGGGCGTCGCCTGGGCCATCCTGGGTTCGCCCAAGACCGGCCTGATCAACACCATGTTCAAATGGATCGGGCTCGACTGGCGCGTCGATCTCTATTCGCTGACCGGGCTGGTGTTCGTGTTCGGCATCTACTACGCGCCCTACGTCTACATGTTCACCTCCTCGGCGCTGCGCAACATGGATCCGAGCCTGGAGGAGGCCGCCGAGATTTCCGGCGCCAGCGCCTTCGCAACGCTGTTCTCGGTGACATTTCCCCTGATCATGCCGGCGATCGTCTCGGGCATGCTACTGTCGTTCATCGTGATGCTCGGCATCTACGGTATTCCGGCGGTGCTGGGCGCGCCGACCAACCTTGCGGTGCTGACGACCTACATCTTCAAGCTCACCAACTGGTCGCCGCCGCTGTACAACACCGCGGCCGCGGTCGCGATCATCCTGATGGTCGTAACCGGCGGGCTGGTGTTCCTGCAGCAGAAGGTATTGAGCGGCCGCAGCTACACCACGGTGGCCGGCAAGGCGTTTCGCCCGCGCAGCCTCGACCTCGGCCGTTGGCGCTGGTTCACCTTCGGCCTCGGCATCGTCTACCTCGTGATCGTGGTGGTGCTGCCGTCGCTGGCGCTGATCGTGGCGGCGTTCCGCAAGTTCATGTTCATCCGCGACGCCGCCAGCCTGTTCGACATGCGGCAATATTCGTTGATGCATTTCAACAGCATCTTCGACAATCCGCTGACGATGCGGTCGATCTACAATGCGGTCGAGGTCGGCGTGATCACGGCGGTGGTCGGCGGTGCGCTCGCATTTGCCATCGGCTACACCATTCATCGCACGCAAGTAACCGGACGGCGCTGGATCGATCTGATCTCGACCGTGCCGGTTGCGATCCCCGGCCTCGTGGTCGGCGTCGCCTATCTCTGGGCGTGGATCGGGGTGCCCGGCGGGCTCTACGGCACGATCTGGATTCTCGCGCTGGCGTTCATCGCGCGCTTCATGCCGGATACGGTGAAGGCGCTGTCGACCTCGTTCCTGCAAATTCATCGCGAACTGGAGGAAGCCGCCTGGGTCTGCGGCAAGGGCATGCTCGGAACCATCAGGACCATCGTACTGCCACTGGCGCGGCCCGGCGTGATCGCCTCGATGACGCTATTGTTCGTGCTGGCGATCCGCGAACTCGGCTCGTCGCTGTTTCTCTACACCAGCAACACCATGGTGATGTCGGTGCTGCTGCTCGACTATTACGAAGGCGGCAATATCGGCAAGACCGCCGCGTTCAGCATCGTGCAGACGATTCTGCTCGGCGTTCTCATCGGGGGCGCCAACTGGCTGTCGCGCGGTGCCGCGCAGGGCAGCGTCGCGCGTACCGGATAA
- the soxX gene encoding sulfur oxidation c-type cytochrome SoxX, translating into MVRAIQIAGAWLGAAWLALPLPAGAQALRSYKIVGDAIPERLTATPGDAARGRVLVVERSSTCILCHSGPFPELKFQGDLAPSLAGSGSRWSEGQLRLRLVDASHLNAATIMPSYYRTDGLDRVGPSWRGKPILSAEQIEDIVAYLASLRD; encoded by the coding sequence TTGGTTAGGGCAATCCAGATCGCGGGCGCATGGCTCGGGGCGGCGTGGCTGGCGCTGCCGTTGCCGGCCGGCGCACAGGCCTTGCGCTCCTACAAGATTGTCGGCGACGCCATTCCGGAGCGGCTCACGGCCACCCCGGGCGACGCAGCGCGCGGGCGCGTGCTGGTGGTCGAACGCTCGAGCACGTGCATTCTCTGTCATAGCGGCCCGTTTCCGGAACTGAAGTTCCAGGGCGATCTGGCCCCCAGCCTCGCCGGTTCCGGCAGCCGCTGGTCGGAGGGTCAGCTTCGGCTCAGGCTGGTGGACGCCTCGCATCTCAATGCCGCGACAATCATGCCGTCCTATTATCGCACCGACGGGCTCGACCGTGTCGGACCCTCCTGGCGCGGCAAGCCGATCCTGTCGGCTGAACAGATCGAGGATATCGTGGCGTATCTTGCAAGCCTGCGCGACTAG
- a CDS encoding NAD(P)/FAD-dependent oxidoreductase: MDVTRRLSRRDVARGIASAAAASAMARPLFAQGAARIVVIGGGFGGASCARALRQLDPKLQVTLVEPNQVFTACPFSNEVIAGLRELPMQQFTYDGVAASGVTVVAQAAAKIDSSARTVTLADGASLPYDRLVLAPGIDLRFDALPGYDETAAAKMPHAWKAGEQTMLLRKQIEAMADGGTVVLAVPAAPLRCPPAPYERASLIAHYLKNKKPRSKVLILDAKDGFSQQKLFEAAWKELYPGMIERIALSQGGRVTSVDATTNTIVTDFGNYTADVASVIPPQKAGRIAEIAGAADNTGWCPIDPVSFASKLVPNIHVIGDACIAGQLPKSASAAQAQGKACAAAIVNMMSGKPPETPRLTGACYNTVEPGYAFSLSGIYLPKDGQFAEVESATSPVDAPREERRREAERADNWFKTITVDIFG; the protein is encoded by the coding sequence ATGGACGTTACGCGCCGGCTGTCGCGCCGGGATGTCGCTCGCGGCATCGCTTCGGCTGCCGCTGCTTCCGCAATGGCGCGTCCTTTGTTCGCGCAGGGCGCGGCGCGCATCGTCGTGATCGGCGGCGGCTTTGGCGGCGCGAGCTGTGCGCGGGCGCTGCGGCAGCTTGATCCAAAACTGCAGGTGACGCTGGTCGAGCCAAATCAAGTGTTTACCGCCTGCCCCTTCAGCAATGAAGTGATCGCGGGATTGCGGGAACTGCCGATGCAGCAGTTCACCTATGACGGGGTCGCCGCCAGCGGCGTGACCGTCGTTGCGCAAGCCGCGGCAAAGATCGATTCCTCGGCGCGCACCGTCACCCTGGCCGACGGTGCTTCGCTCCCCTACGACCGCCTGGTGCTGGCGCCCGGCATCGACCTGCGCTTCGACGCCCTGCCCGGCTACGACGAAACCGCCGCCGCCAAGATGCCGCATGCCTGGAAGGCTGGCGAGCAGACCATGCTTCTTCGCAAACAGATCGAAGCCATGGCTGATGGCGGCACCGTGGTGCTGGCGGTGCCTGCGGCCCCTTTACGCTGTCCGCCGGCGCCTTACGAGCGCGCCAGCCTGATTGCGCACTACCTGAAAAACAAAAAGCCGCGTTCGAAGGTTTTGATTCTCGACGCCAAGGACGGCTTCTCGCAGCAAAAACTGTTCGAGGCCGCCTGGAAGGAATTGTATCCCGGCATGATCGAACGGATCGCGCTGTCGCAAGGCGGCCGGGTGACGTCGGTCGATGCCACGACCAACACCATCGTCACCGATTTCGGCAACTACACCGCCGACGTCGCCAGCGTGATCCCGCCGCAGAAGGCGGGCCGCATCGCCGAAATCGCAGGCGCCGCCGACAACACCGGCTGGTGCCCGATCGATCCCGTCAGCTTTGCCTCGAAACTGGTGCCCAACATTCATGTCATCGGCGACGCCTGCATCGCTGGACAACTGCCGAAATCGGCCTCCGCCGCGCAGGCGCAAGGCAAGGCCTGCGCCGCTGCGATCGTGAACATGATGTCCGGCAAGCCGCCGGAGACGCCCCGGCTGACCGGAGCCTGCTACAATACGGTCGAACCCGGCTACGCGTTCTCGCTGTCGGGCATCTATCTGCCCAAAGACGGGCAGTTCGCCGAGGTCGAGAGCGCGACAAGCCCCGTCGATGCGCCGCGCGAGGAGCGCCGGCGTGAAGCGGAGCGTGCGGACAACTGGTTCAAGACGATCACGGTGGATATCTTTGGTTAG